One Vanessa cardui chromosome 4, ilVanCard2.1, whole genome shotgun sequence genomic window carries:
- the LOC124544188 gene encoding ethanolamine kinase, protein MSHICNPVGHKFIPVEIQENDIFTGILKILSFLRPEWTPENIKFKVFTDGITNKLVACQFNAEQDSENNIVLVRIYGNKTDLLIDRNAEVRNITVLNKTGLAPQIYGVFKNGLAYEYYPGVTLSPDTAIDPKISSLVAKQMAKMHKIELGKEIKKEPMVWDKTEQFLSLIPEKFTDANKHERFASSFGSLTRLRIEYERLKSLLIRTESTIVFAHNDLLLGNVIYNESKGKISFIDYEYASYNYQAFDIANHFNEFVGISLDDIDYNRHPSKDFQMNWIEKYLVEYLDNESPPYADIEKLYKEVQQLSIASHFMWGVWSLVQCELSDIDFDFCRYAVIRLNRYYELKDTIYKELL, encoded by the exons TCAAGAGAATGATATTTTTACTGGAATATTGAAAATTCTTTCATTTTTAAGACCAGAGTGGACTccggaaaatattaaattcaag gTTTTTACTGATGGAATTACGAATAAGCTTGTCGCTTGTCAGTTTAATGCTGAACAAGACAGCGAAAACAACATAGTTCTTGTAAGAATTTATGGAAACAAAACAGATTTGCTAATAGACAGAAATGCTGAAGTCCG AAACATTACAGTTCTCAATAAAACTGGGTTGGCTCCGCAAATATATGGAGTTTTCAAAAATGGTTTAGCATATGAGTACTATCCTGGAGTTACTCTAAGTCCAGATACAGCGATTGATCCAAAAATATCAAGTCTTGTTGCAAAGCAAATGGCAAAAATGCACAAAATTGAACTTGGAAAGGAA ataaaaaaagaaCCCATGGTGTGGGATAAAACAGAACAATTCTTAAGTTTAATCCCAGAGAAGTTTACAGATGCCAATAAACATGAAAG ATTTGCAAGTAGCTTTGGATCACTAACAAGGCTGAGGATAGAATATGAGCGCTTAAAGTCACTCTTAATAAGAACTGAGAGCACAATAGTGTTTGCTCACAATGATTTGCTTCTAGGAAACGTGATCTACAATGAATCTAAAGGGAAGATTTCGTTTATAGATTATGAATATGCTTCATATAATTATCAAGCATTTGATATAGCAAATCATTTCAACGAATTTGTTG GTATATCTCTTGATGATATCGATTATAATCGGCATCCCAGCAAAGACTTTCAGATGAATTGGATCGAAAAATACCTTGTAGAATATTTGGACAATGAATCGCCGCCTTATGCAGATATTGAAAAACTGTATAAGGAAGTGCAACAACTTTCGATAGCTTCCCATTTCATGTGGGGTGTGTGGTCCTTGGTGCAGTGCGAACTATcagatattgattttgatttttgcaG ATATGCCGTAATACGACTTAACAGGTATTACGAACTAAAGGACACCATCTACAAAGAGCTACTGTGA
- the LOC124544225 gene encoding cytochrome b-c1 complex subunit 8-like — MGKEFGNLAFIRGIIYYQISPHEQKPFARAIKYGIPNFIPRTSATILTWLPLIILRLIIFLAFLGAIIIYKSVEENHRLRLRKKPEDYINDT; from the exons ATGGGAAAGGAATTTGGCAATTTGGCCTTTATTAGAGGAATAATATACTACCAAATATCACCCCATGAACAGAAACCATTTGCCCGTGCTATTAAATATGGTATTCCTAATTTCATTCCTCGCACTAGCGCGACTATATTAACTTGGTTACCTC ttattatattacgacttattatatttttagcctTCTTAGGTgccataataatttataaaagtgtaGAAGAAAATCATCGACTAAGATTGAGAAAAAAACCAGAAGACTATATCAATGATACATAA